In Deferribacteraceae bacterium V6Fe1, one genomic interval encodes:
- the fliI gene encoding flagellar protein export ATPase FliI, producing MKNLKVLKKVNPKISPTLQGKVTKIVGLTIEADGPLLGIGTRCEITNIAGSKVLAEIVGFKDDRIVLMPYGENEGIAPGSIVKNVSYGNVVKVSENLLGRVLDGLGNPIDGQGDIKDYELVPVYSEPPKPMEREIIKNAIPTGIKAIDSLITVGKGQRVGIFAGSGVGKSVLLGMIARNTLAEVNVIALIGERGREVREFIERDLGEEGLKRSVVVVATSDQSPLVRKLGAFVATAIAEFFRRQGKNVMFMMDSVTRFAMAQREIGLTVGEPPTSKGYTPSVFALLPKLLERAGTKKGEGTVTGLYTVLVEGDDMNDPIADSVRSIIDGHIVLDRRLAAKNHFPAIDVLSSASRLMKEIIDEDIYDMAGKIRDLIASYNEAEDLINIGAYVKGSNKRIDEAIAKIERINDFLKQKVNEKWKFEDSIKKVKEIVMS from the coding sequence ATGAAGAATTTAAAGGTTCTTAAAAAGGTTAATCCCAAAATTTCCCCCACCCTTCAGGGTAAGGTCACGAAAATAGTCGGACTTACTATTGAGGCTGATGGGCCGCTTCTTGGAATAGGCACGAGATGTGAGATTACAAATATTGCAGGGTCAAAGGTTTTGGCCGAAATTGTGGGTTTTAAGGACGATAGAATTGTGCTTATGCCATACGGTGAAAATGAAGGGATTGCCCCTGGGAGTATAGTAAAGAATGTCTCCTATGGTAATGTTGTTAAAGTATCTGAAAATTTGCTGGGGAGAGTCCTTGATGGACTTGGCAACCCAATTGACGGGCAAGGGGATATTAAAGATTATGAATTGGTGCCTGTTTACTCTGAGCCTCCTAAGCCTATGGAGAGGGAAATTATAAAAAATGCAATACCTACGGGGATTAAAGCAATAGATTCTTTGATTACCGTTGGTAAAGGGCAGAGGGTAGGTATATTTGCCGGTAGCGGTGTTGGTAAGAGCGTCCTACTTGGGATGATTGCCAGAAATACACTTGCTGAAGTAAATGTCATCGCTCTTATTGGAGAAAGAGGGAGAGAAGTAAGAGAATTTATAGAAAGGGATTTGGGGGAAGAGGGGCTGAAAAGGAGTGTTGTTGTTGTAGCAACCAGCGACCAGTCCCCTCTGGTGAGAAAGTTGGGAGCATTTGTCGCTACAGCCATTGCCGAATTTTTTAGAAGGCAAGGTAAAAATGTAATGTTTATGATGGACTCAGTAACAAGATTTGCTATGGCACAAAGAGAGATTGGGCTTACCGTTGGAGAGCCCCCTACATCAAAAGGTTATACCCCATCAGTATTTGCACTTTTGCCAAAGCTGCTTGAGAGGGCAGGTACAAAAAAAGGTGAGGGGACAGTGACGGGGCTTTATACCGTTTTGGTTGAAGGGGATGATATGAATGACCCTATTGCTGATTCCGTGAGGTCTATTATTGACGGGCATATTGTGCTCGACAGAAGACTTGCCGCTAAAAATCACTTCCCTGCGATTGATGTTCTCTCAAGTGCAAGCAGGTTGATGAAAGAGATAATTGATGAAGATATATACGATATGGCAGGGAAAATTAGAGATTTGATAGCTTCTTACAATGAGGCGGAGGATTTAATAAATATAGGCGCCTATGTCAAAGGCTCTAACAAGAGGATAGATGAGGCTATTGCTAAAATCGAAAGGATTAACG